The sequence TCAGCTTGTTTCAGTGGAACAAGCTTTCCTCCTCACAAGATGCCAAGAACCCGCGCCACCCACGGGCACAGCAGGGGTTTGGAATGCAGGCATTCCCAGCTAGGTCTGGCATGAGCTTAAACCACCCGTTGTTAAATCCTCATGAAAAGTCACTTACAAAGTTCTCCTGCATACAGAGTAGTGGAGGGCAGAGGGTGTCTCACAGGCCTGCTGGGCCTGTTGCACCCatactccttccctcccttctgtcCAGTCTCCCTCTGTGTCCCAGAGGACACCCCAGCCCTTTGGCCCCCCGcggcccaggtgcagtggccgaAGTCCAGCTCCCTGGGTCTTGCTCCGAGGCCAGCAGTCTTGACTGGACCAAGAGAGGGTCTGGGGAGTGCATGGCCTTGTTTCTCTAAGCACACCCTAAGGGGTTCTCCTCCCACTTGGGGCCTTGCCCCAGACCCTCCCTCCTGCCCAGGATCACTGCCCCAGGCTGGCCACATTCACCCGATGGGGGCTCTGCCCCTCGCCCGAGGCCTGAGTCCTACCTCATTTATGCGGCTGCTTCAACAATGCAAGGAAGAGATTTGTAATGGGaaaggtattttatttctttttgaaattatttccagcTGAATTATGTTAGTAAAAATACAGAGAGAATACAACAAATGACATTTAGTAATTTTTTCTGACTAACCCATTTTAGGGTTGTTTATATACAAAGAAGAATATGAAcaagaaaaagtttaataaatagCTGTAGCCTAATACACAACCGAAAGACCGTAACTCCAACAGCAGAGATACCCTGAGAATAGAATAAGGAGGTGGTGCTGAGCGTGTAAAATCCCAGACAACGACCCTCCCCGAGCGAGTGTCCTGAACATGACCACATTCTCGTCGCCGTCTCGGGACCTTCCTGCCGCCTGAGTGCACCGCCTCCTGCCCGGCTGTTGTCACTTGCACCCACAGACCTGCGGCTCACAGCAGGCCTGTCGACAGCCGGAGGCACCATAAAAAACTGCAGGGAGGAGGCAGTCAACGAGTCACTCAACTACACAAAATTAATGATGTTAACTAAGAAGCTAAAATAAAtatcctgttttcttttcttttcttttcttttcttttttgacagagtctcgctctgtcacccaggctggagtgcagtggcgcaatctcggctcactacaagctccacctcccgggttcacgccattctcctgtctcaggctcccgagtagctgggactacaggcgcccgccaccgcgcccggctaatttttgtatttttagtagagacggggtttcaccgtgttagccaggatggtcttgatctcctgacctcgtgatctgtctgcctcggcctcccaaagtgctgggattacaggcatgagccaccgcgcccggccactttctttctttctttcttttttctttaaaaaaaaaaaaaaaaaaaaaaaaaaactttgggttTTATTTAAAATGCCCGTGGGGGTGGTTAGCGCACCATTCTTCTGCTATAGTTATTTCACCCCAGGAGGGTGTGGGCCTTAGCCATGTGGCAGTGATGGTCGTATCTGAAGTGTGAATACCTCCCCGTGCTATCTTCTAACCTGCGCTGTCTCAGCTTAGTGTGAACGTACGGACCGTTCTCAAATCCTGGTGAAGTCATTGGCAGTTTTTTCCTGCACACAGAGTAGCTGTGCTGTTTTTGAGCTGAGGGCAGTGTGATGCTGGGCTGTATCTGGCACACGGAGAGGACGGGCCAGTCGAGCAGGTGGCCTCCTGGCCGCTCACAGACTCTGTGCCCTCCAGACTGTGAGAGGGGTTCAGGCACGACACTTCCAGAGCTGTCATCTGGAGGAGATTCTCATCATTTTTTCCACCACTTAAAATAAAACCACTCAATGCCTTCTCCAGTGTACTCTctggtctatttaaaaatagcaGCGCAAGTCCCACCACTTCTTATTTCTAAAGGGAACAGCCAGTGAACATATTTTTACCTCCCGTGTCTGTCATCATGTTCTCGCCACTCATTGCCTCAAATTCCAAATAGGTAAAGAGTGAGGGCCGTGCCTCTGTGCCTGGAGTGGCAGGGGCAGCCACACAGACCTGGGGGTCCCTGAGCTCCCCCAGCTCCAGGGAGGACGCCCCAGGCATGAGCAGGGGCCGCCAACAGGACAAAGAGGCCACTCTGTCAGCCTCTGCTGGACCCCTGAGCTCCTCTCTCATGGGCCTCTCCGTTTGGGTGGCTCCGAGAGGCCAACTCCAGCCCCAACTGCAGGCTCCCAGGACTGCAGGGGCAGGGACTCCGGAGGTCCGTGTGCTTCGTGAGAGAGGGGACCCTGTCCTCCTAGCAGGGGTCCAGCGGCACCACAGCAAGACTTCTGTGGCCAAGTACACGCCATGCTCAGCTCTGCCCCCACCCGCACCCCGGGACCATCCTGTGTGCAGCTGGGCTGCCCGGGGACCCACATGCGCGAGGGGCACCCGGTGCTCAGGAGCCTCCACACACAGCAGCTCGCACTTAGAACCCACACGCCAAGCAGAAACCCCTCGAAGTGGGCTGGGAGCACGGACCCCTGAGTTATAGAGGAGGCCCCGGGGGCCCTGCGGGGGGAGCTGTGGGGACCGGCCCCCCAGAGCTCAGCACAGCCCGGCCCTCCTTCCAGACACCAGCACTCGCATGTCCTAGCAGGTGAGGGTGGGTCAAACCTGCTGGATCTTAAGTTAATTGTTCGACTGGAAGGAAACCTGTACGCTCCCCGGAGCATGACGTCACGCCGCCTCCCTGGCGCCGCAGAGCCAAAGCCACTGGCGTCTGCCGGGATGGACCTTCCCTGGTAGGAGAGACCCCAGCCCCGCCGTGGGTAGGACGCGCCTGCTAAACGCCCTCTCAGGGCCGACATTGGAAAACACCTTCGTCTAAAGGAACATCCGAGTCAGAAAACAGAGGTGCTCGCAGCAGGCACCAAAGCGCCTTTGCCAACGCGTAGGGCTGTTTCAGGAAACCGCTCAGCAGCAAAGGCAGAAGATGCCAAGACACCTTCAAAAAGCAGGAATTAACTTTCCACAGGGAGGGCACCACCGAAAACAAGGGTGCGGGGCCGTAGGGCGACAGGCTGCATCGGTTCACGCTGAAAAGCCAGCTGCTCCGGGGCCACTCAGGCAGCCGTGTGGCCTCACGGGTCGGGGTTTCAGAGGCCACCGAGTGGCCTGGGACGTTGGATCACGACACGGAGGTGCATGGCTCCATCATGGGGAAGAATGTGCTTTGAAATAGGTGCATGGAGGAAGAGCCAAAATAATAGTCCAGAGCAGCAACAAAAACCATCTCGAGGCAATGTGACCACAGGTGGCTTTGATTTCCTTCTTGTGCCTCTAGACAGCATTCAAATATTCCAGCCTGAACATGCATTACCTCAGTACCTGAACAAGGCCGGAGTCGTGGGCCGTCTCGGGCCAGGGCAGGAAACACTTCCATGCTGTTCGGGAGGACGGAGGACAGACAGCGAGGCTCTCAGGTCACTGGCACCAGTGGCGCCACCCGCAGGGACTGCAGGGAAGGGCGGGCAGGCTCCCGTTCATTCTCCCAGCACCCAGTTTCCAGACGAAGCTTCCTTGGGATCCTGGCTTCCCACGGCTCTGCACTGTCCCTTTCTCAGAACTTAACGTGggcatttcctgaggcctcttcctCCGGATGAGCTGGTTTCGGCCTGGGATCCCAGCGTTCCCACACCCTCTGGTGACCACCACATGGCCCAGCAGCCACACAGCACCCGGCACCCGCCTGGGCGTCTGAGGCTGGAGGAAGCTCTGCCCTTTCTTTCGAGTCATGGGGGTGGGGCGGTGTGCATCACTTTGGGCCCATGGATGGTGGGTGCCATGCGGCCACGTCAGAGCAGGGCATGGCGGGGTGTGGGCAGAGAGCAGTGGGAGGTGGCCCTGTGAGAGCTGGGGAGGCGTCCCAAAGTGCCAGCATCCTGCAGATTGAAGGGGACGCACACACTGTGCCACTGCGGGAGGTGTGAGCTCCATGCTGCAGGCTGTGTGAGAGAGGGGTGAGCCGGCGCCCCCGAGTGAAGACACAAAGAATCCCGAGGGCCTGGTGAGGCCACAGGCCCGCACCTCCCACCCCCATGGCCTCGTGGCTCTGTGGGGTGACAGGAACCCGACCCCCATGTAGCTCAATCCTCCCAAGGTCAGCTtgtgaagaagggaaagaaaattatGGAAACAGGAGTCTCTGTAGGGGATGCTCCAAGACGCATTTGGAGGCAGGAAAATGCCTGAAGTCCCTCAATGGGCGGATGTCACAGTGCTGGGCGAGCCACGGTGTGGACTCGGGGCCTCACTTTGGGAGCTCAGACGTGTCGCTGGCCCTGACGCTCATTGGTCTGAAGGACAAATCGAAGGCCCTCTGGTCACGGAAGCTCTGGGCTTTGTACTTGGCCAGGTACCTGGACCTCCCGCGACGCTCGGGCTCCGATGCCTCCATCCTGTCCTGCGGGGCCCTCTCAGCCCCAGGGTGGCCTGGGGGCCCCTCCTGGGCCGGGGCCTGGGGAGTCCCGCAGCCCCCAGCCTCAGGCGTGGGCTCAGTTGGGCTCTTTCCCAGCCCCAGGGGAGAGGTGGCAATGCTCTTGCCCCTGAGGGGGCGGCTTCCTGGGGGTGGGTGCCCGGCGCTGGGCTCCCCCAGGCCACTGCCCCCAGACTGTCCACCATCCCTGGGGGCTGGGCTTCTGGGCCCCCCACTCCTGCCAGCAGCATCCACTCCCTCAGCTATGCCACTAATGGGCTGCTCCCAGGCCCGAGGCGCCATCCCACTTGTCAAGGCCTGTTCCCGACCCTGTTCCCAAGCCCGTTCCTGAGCCCCTTTCTGGGTCTGCCTCTGAGCCTCTATCTGGGTCTGCTCCCAGACCTGATCCCGAGCCCGTTcctgagcccctttctgggcctgTTCCCGAGCCCGTTCCTGAGCCCCTTTCTGGGTCTGCCTCTGAGCCTCTATCTGGGTCTGCTCCCAGCCCTGATCCCGAGCCCGTTCCcgagcccctttctgggcctgACCCTGAGCCTCTATGTGGGTCTGCTCCCAGCCCTGTTCCCGAGCCCGTTCCTGAGCCCCTTTCTGGGTCTGCCTCTGAGCCTCTATCTGGGTCTGCTCCCAGACCTGATCCCGAGCCCGTTcctgagcccctttctgggcctgTTCCCGAGCCCGTTCCTGAGCCCCTTTCTGGGTCTGCCTCTGAGCCTCTATCTGGGTCTGCTCCCAGACCTGATCCCGAGCCCGTTcctgagcccctttctgggcctgTTCCCGAGCCCGTTCCTGAGCCCCTTTCTGGGTCTGCCTCTGAGTCTCTATCTGGGTCTGCTCCCAGCCCTGATCCCGAGCCCGTTcctgagcccctttctgggcctgACCCTGAGCCTCTATGTGGGTCTGCTCCCGACCCTGTTCCCGAGCCCGTTCCTGAGCCCCTTTCTGGGTCTGCCTCTGAGCCTCTATCTGGGTCTGCTCCCAGCCCTGATCCCGGGCCCGTTCCTGAGTCCCTTTCTGGGCCTGTTCCcgagcccctttctgggcctgTTCCCGAGCTCGTTcctgagcccctttctgggcctgACCCTGAGCCTCTATGTGGGTCTGCTCCCGACCCTGTTCCCGAGCCCGTTCCTGAGCCCCTTTCTGGGTCTGCCTCTGAGCCTCTATCTGGGTCGGCTCCCAACCCTGTTCCCGGGCCCGTTCCTGAGACCCTTTCTGGGCCTGTTCCCGAGCCCGTTGctgagcccctttctgggcctgTTCCCGAGCCCGTTcctgagcccctttctgggcctgTTCCCGAGCCCGTTcctgagcccctttctgggcctgTTCCCGAGCCCGTTcctgagcccctttctgggcctgTTCCCGAGCCCGTTCCTGAGCCCCCTTCTGGGCCTGACCCTGAGTCTCTATCTGGGTCTGCTCCTGAGCCTGTTCCTGGGCCCGTTcctgagcccctttctgggcctgACCCTGAACCCGTTCCTGAGCCCCTTTCTGGGTCTGTTCCTGAGCCCATTTCTGGACCTTTATCTGGGTCTGCCACTGGGCCTGTCCCTGAGCCTCTTCCTGGGCCCATTTCTGAACCTGTCCTTGAAACTGTTTCTGGGCCTGTCCCTGAATCTGCCCCTGAGCCCATTTCTGGGCCTGTCCCTGAACCTGTCCCTGGGTCCCACCCTGAGCCGGTTCCTGTGCCTGCCCCTGGGCCTCTATCTGGGTCTGCCACTGGGCCTGTTCTGGAGCGTGTCCCTGAACCTGTCCCCGGGCCCATTCCTGAACCTGTCCCTGGTCCTGTCCTGGGGCTTCCGGGCTTCCCGGCCCCTTGGGGTCCCCTGGAGGCACAGCTGGGTTCCTGGCAGCCCTGGTGCCCTCTCCCCACGCCGTGCTCCTCCCCCGCTCCTCCCAGGGTCCCTGCAGATGCTGCTGACCTTGGTCACTGCACTGGCAGGCGCCCCCAACCCCAGTGGCCGTCCCTTTGTCCCCGGCCAGATCCTGTGCCCACCATGTCTGAGGCTCTTTTGCTGGGTTCAGCACAACCTTCGGGCCCGACGGCGCCACCCTCTTCCCCACATCCCTGGGCTGGGGGGTCTCCTCCTGTGCCTGGTGACTCTGTTGCCTCCCCAGGTCCGCCTGTGTCAGGGAACGCTCCTGGGATTCACCTGCCTGTGTCCTAGGCTCGGGGACACTGGCCCGGAGCTTTGCCTGTGTGTCACCAGCAGTAGGGGGCAGGTGTGCCTGCAGATGGGGAGGGCCCCGCTGGTGGGTGCCACCTACCCACCCCATGTCCACCTCCGCGGGAGGCACTGCAGGAAGCAGATGGTCAGGCTCTGCCCCACGGGGAAACCTGACGCCCTCCCTGCCCTTTGCCTGTGGGTTCTCAGGAGGCGACGGCGGGAGGCCAGGGCCATAGCTGGGGGACTCTGCCACGCTCCTTGCCTGTGGCCTAGGATGATCAGAAGGAGGAATTCCAGACTTTGTGCTGAAACCCAAAAGGTTTCCTTCCACAGCCACATCCTTTCTGCCTCCTACAGCTGCCGTATGTCTGCTGGCTGCCGATGTGTTTGAAATGTGTAATCGGGCCGCCTCTGGGTGCCGGGCGAGGGTTGCAGCATCCTCCGGGTGGCAGGCAAGGGTCGCAATGTCCTCTGGGTGCTGGACGAGGGCCACGCCTCTCAGGAGGCTCCTCCCTGCTGCTCCACTCTTGGGCTCCAAGGATCCCCCAGGGGCCAGGAGGCCGTGGCTATGAGGGTCTTGAGAGAGAGCCTCTCCTCTGGGGTGGCTTTCGGACAAGGCTCTGCTTCCCCGCTGGCCCAGCGTCTCTGGCTCTCCCGCTGTGCGGTCTCCAGGGCTCTGGGTGCTGCCTGGCGCTGGTGCAGGCGTGGCGCGGCTCGCAACGCTCCCTGCAGCTGCCATCGCTCCACAGGCTTTCATACCTGGTTTGGGTGGTTCATTTAATGAGGACAGTGGGTTCTCGCGAACATCATGGCTGGTGATTTTCTCGGCAGCCTTCAGGGGCTGAGAAGACTCTATTAGCGGCGGCCTTCTGCATTCCTCCAGCGCACCGGGCACGGTCGTGCCCATCGGGGTGACACCCTCAGGCCCCGTACGCCCCTTGGATGATGCCGCCAGTGACGTGGGGGCTCCTGTTGGGTTTCTCCCAGTCGGGGACGGCACTTGCTGGCTGCTGGAGGCATGGCTGGTGTTTCCCCTCAGAAGGTTTTGTGAGGCTGCAGGATCATTTGTTGCGGAGCCCTTGTTCTGCATTGATATTTCATTAGATTCTGGCAACGGATGCTTCACATCTCTGAGCTCAGAGGTCCTCTCTCCTGAAATATCGTCAGGATTCCTGGGACCGCGTGAATTCTCAAAGctgcctttgttttccttcccGCCAGCAGGATCTGTCTGGAGTCTCTGTGTCAGAAGTGTCTCTGGGACACTGTGGTCGGCGCCCACAGCCCCTCTTGCTGCTGCCAGACGCGGAGCTGCCCGTGACCCCTGCGGCGAAGAGGCGCCGAGTCCCGCCTGCATCCCTGAAAGCTTGCTCAGTTCCACTGGGGCTCGGTGACCCCTTCTGTTCTCAGTCACGGTGGGAAATTCTGTGTGGGCATTTTCAACCACATTCTCTCCTCCAAAAATACAAGAAGGTTTGTTTTCACCACTTGACGTATTTTGCAGCCTGGTGGGAGGGGCTGGCATTTCATGGACAACTGGAATTTGGACAGTTATCCGTGGAGGCTCCGTGGCAGGCTGTGTTCTCCGAGCAGCCTGGACCGATGGAGCGTTCAGGGGTGGGATGTGCTCCGGCACCTTCTGTTCTGGGAAATACTTCTGGGTGGCAAAGAGGGGGTCTCTCCCTGGGTCTAGGAAGACTGCTCCGTCCCTTTCATCCTCTGAACTGCAAACAGTCATGGTGATTTCAGGGCCCTGCCCTGCACTCCCTGGGGGCCCAGGAGACCACGTGAGCCTGgctcccctcacctcctggacgccTCCTGCGGTGCTCTCTGTGGTGGGGTCTGCCGTCCCATCACCTCCGGCTGATCCGGTGCCCCAAGGGCTGGCCGGTCCCAGTGGGGATGATGCAGGCACAAGGCCAGGAAGGACTCCACCTGTGCAGGGAGCACAAGAGGAGGCCAGCGAGGGGATAGCGTGGCCGTCCCTCCGAGCCATCACCTGCGGTGTCATGGGCTTCGAGGGCCTTGGCTGTCTTTGGGGCTCCTCCTCCAGGGGCCCCTTTCCCACTGCTTTGTTCCCACTGGGCCCCGTCTCCCTGGCACTAGGGGGCATGCTGGCTTCTCCTCTGGGTGGACGCCTTGCCTCCGAGTGGCTGATTTTGGTGCAGTGGGACAGCCAGCTCCTGGGGCCACAGACGACGGTGGCGATGCTGAGGGCCGGCAGGGGCTCAGCCGTGCAGGCCAGAAAGCGGGCAGGGGGCATCTTGACGCAGGTGCTGGCCATGGTGGCCGTGTGCAGCACGCGCACCTCCGGCCGGTGCATCCTCTTCCTCTGCAGGTTCCTCTTCTTCCGCTCCTGCGTGTGCAGCCTCAGCGCACTGGCCTCAGAGCACAGGCAGCTGTTCTGCTCGAACTTCTCCCGCAGCTTGGACAGCACCGAGCTCTTGCCCATGATCTTCGGCAAGAGGCCCCTGGCGGCTTTGGGCCGCTCCGCAGGGGGCTTCTCGCGTGCTTCTTTCTCCTTCGCCTCCTTCTCCTCGGCGGCCAAGAATATCTTCAGGATGTTTTTCACGGTGCTCTTCCCGGCCGGGTGGCCCCAGCGGGGCTTCTCGCTGAGGCAGGGCTTTGGGGCCGGCTCCTTGGTCTTCTCCAGGAGCTTGTTGATGGTGGCACCCACGAGGCCCCCACCCGGCCCCTGCTTGTCCTTGGAGATCAGCCGGCCCACCTCCCGGGTCCTCTTGAGGTAGCGCTCCCGGCCAGTGCCCAGGAACTTGGCCTGCAGGAGCTGGAAGCGCGTGGGCCGCTGGGTGGCCTCCTGGGTCTGGGGCTGGTGGCTGGGCCTGCTCCCCCCGGCCTCTGTCCCCGGGGGCCGGTCTGCACGGCCCATGACGTAGAGCAGCAGGCTGCTGAGGATGGAGTGGGCGGCCGGGTCACAGGCCAGCTTGCCCATCTTCTTCTTCAGGGTTTGGGCGTCCACAGACATGTCGTCACTGCAGGTCTTGCTGCTCTTCcggctgcagagaaaaaggaatcatCACCTACTTCATCATCATTTTTCTCCAAGATGACTCTATAGAACATTTATCATGGGGCAATCCCACCTTTTCAGGGGCCCCAAAAGTCTGGTAGGGAGAAAAAGAGATTAGGAGCCAGGAGCTGTGGCTTCTGGGCTGTCCCTGCTGTTAATTCGGGGTTGTCAGGGATGCCAAAGCTTTTCTGGGTCACTATTTCCTGTTAAATGGCAGGAACTTCTGACACACGCTCCTCCTAAGGGCATTGAGGAGTTGACGTTGAACAGTTTTGTGAAAGCGTTTGGAAAACCACTTTGCATAtgcaacatattaaaaaaaaatttttaacgaACATACTTTGCTTGTACAGTAGGTAAAAAAGCACATATAAAGAAGTGTCTATTCTCTGTGTGGACTGTGTATGTCTCTACCTTTAAGtatgaaagataaaattaaaagcatagTTAAATTCTGCCATGATCCCAGGGACCTGGGTCCCTACAGCAGAGACTCTGAAGATTCAGCAAACCGCTCAGGCTTGGGGTGGGCGGAGAAGGCAGAAAGAGTTTCCTCACAAGCTCCTGGGCAGGAATCAGCACTGCAGTGGGCAGTGCCCACCAGGAgcaggggaggagggggctgcagagaggaggggaggagggggttgtagagaggaggggaggagggggctgcagagaggaagggaggagagagctgcagagaggaagggaggagggggctgcagAGAGGAGGGAAAGATGGGGCTActgaaaggaggggaggagggggctgcagagaggaagggaggagagagctgcagagaggaagggaggagggggctgcagagaggaggggaggttgcagagaggaaggaaagagggggctgcagagaggagggaagagggctGGGATCACTTGGCTGGGTCTCCGGAACCCCTTTCAAAATGGCTTAGAGGAGCCACTGAGGCTGGGGGCTGCCGCCCTTTCCCAGTGAGATGTTTTTCTGCAGGTCCACCAGGGATTCCTTCCCACCAGCCCAGCTTTCAAAGAGACAGGACCAAATGGGTCTTggctggagagacagggtctttgtgaTTTGATGGTGTTTTCTGAGCCTGGGTCCGGGGTAAGTTCTGCTCCTGAGCAGCCGTGACCACAGGAGCAAAGCTGGAAGGTCTCCCCATCTGTGGCAGGGGGTGGAGCCGTCTCTGACCTCCCCAGATGGTAATTTTCGGTAGACGCACCCAGAATCTTAGCTGTCACACCTGTTAGTCATTCATTCTAAGGAGATCATCAGGGATGAGGAACAAAGACTCGAGTATTACAGGAAAAGTCGCCTTCACGGTGCCGTTTATAATGTTGAAAAATCTAGAGCATCCTTGATGTCGAACTCCAGGGCGGCCGCACAATGGCACGTCCACATTTGTGGGAGAAGAGTCGGCGGCCGGATGCAGCTGGTGACGTGGTGCCAAGTGAAAAGCTCACTCTAACCCGATTGTTTTTAAGAAGctgaggctgggcgctgtggctcacgcctgtaatctcagcgtgatttgggaggccgaggctggcagatcacgaggtcaggagatcgagaccatcctggataacacggtgaaaccccgtctctactaaagatacaaaaaaaaattagccaggcgtggtggcgggcgcctgtagtcccagctacttgggaggctgaggcaggagaatggcgtgaacccaggaggcagagcttgcagtgagccgagatcgcaccactgcactccagcctgagcgacagggcgagactccgtctcaaaaaaaaaaaagaaggaagaagctgAGCAGGCTGAAAACAGACCGGAAGGAAATGTATGAACATACTTCTCTTTTTGTGTTTGTCTGCATTTTTCCAAAAGAGAGAGCTCTGTTTTGAAGCCATGGATGGATTTCCTTGTTAAAAGCTGTTGCCAAGCAGCCCTGATGGAGGAGGTGACAGCGGCTGACCACATGACCACGTAGCCATGTTGCTGTGGGCACGCGATGACCCAGGGCCAGGACGGACCCCACACAGAGGAGTGGCAGGGCCGCAGATGGAACACAGGACTCCGCTTCCCCCACCTCCCCGAGACGCCTCCCTCGCCCAGTTCAGTGAGTTCACATGGAGAGAGTGTGCTCTTCGCCCCCAAACCCCGGTGGGCATCAGTGGATCAAGAGGCCTTGCTGAGACCCGGATTTTGGGGCCGCACCACCAACACCTCTGATCCACGGTCTGGTGaggggcctgggaatctgcattttaacaagtccCTGGTGATTCCGAGGCCGCTGGTCCAGGGACCCCACTCGGAACCACTGAGGCAGACGGCGCTCCTTCCAAACCTGCCGAGGATGAGACATTTACACGAAAACTAAACTCGGAACCTGCTGCAAGGCCACAGTGTGCTGCGAGCCGGGACGACTGTAAAAATAAACTAATCCAGGGAGCAGCTGTGCATCCTGCTGCCAGGCACGCCCTCGTTCTGAGTCATTGGAGCCCACCCAGGAAGGAGCCGCTGTGTCCCTATGGCTGGTAAAGTGATCCCGGGCGGCCCCAGAACTGCCCCAGCCAGAGGCCGCCCACACCCCCCTGAACCCAGAGTTGACAGGCGCACCCTCAACTGCGCCgtggggatggggagggcagAGGAGCAGGCCGACCTCGGGGTTGGGGGACCAGCCTGGGGGCAttgtgctccctctgaaggctgcACCCCCAGTGAGGGGTCAGCGGCCCTACCTGCCTTCCGCCGGGCGTCTCTGGGCACGTCCCCTCTGCTATGACTTGGCGGCCCGTAGAGGGCTGCGCTCCCTTCACCCGAGGAGGCTGAACTTCTCAGAGCCTGTCACACGTTTTGTCCCCGCTCTGGGCATTTCAGTTGTCTTAATGACTTTGCAGGTGAGTCATTCGGATGACTGAACCATGCTGACTGCTTGCGGTGGGGACATTCTGATCATCTGAATAAAGGCCACCAGGCTCAGCCACGTGTGACGTCAATCCGCCCCTTCCCACATCCCTGGCTGATGGCTTCTGAGCCCCACCGTCCAAATAGAAAGATGAAAAACAGAGCTGGAATTAAACCAgctcatcctcctgccttgttaGGAGGCGAGTTTGGATGAAGAGAGTCATGGAGCCCCAGGCTGATTTCTAAATTCCCATTGCCCTGGCCTCAGATGGTGGGCAGCTTGGTGACGGG comes from Pan troglodytes isolate AG18354 chromosome 14, NHGRI_mPanTro3-v2.0_pri, whole genome shotgun sequence and encodes:
- the ADPRHL1 gene encoding inactive ADP-ribosyltransferase ARH2 isoform X4, with the translated sequence MSVDAQTLKKKMGKLACDPAAHSILSSLLLYVMGRADRPPGTEAGGSRPSHQPQTQEATQRPTRFQLLQAKFLGTGRERYLKRTREVGRLISKDKQGPGGGLVGATINKLLEKTKEPAPKPCLSEKPRWGHPAGKSTVKNILKIFLAAEEKEAKEKEAREKPPAERPKAARGLLPKIMGKSSVLSKLREKFEQNSCLCSEASALRLHTQERKKRNLQRKRMHRPEVRVLHTATMASTCVKMPPARFLACTAEPLPALSIATVVCGPRSWLSHCTKISHSEARRPPRGEASMPPSARETGPSGNKAVGKGPLEEEPQRQPRPSKPMTPQVMARRDGHAIPSLASSCAPCTGGVLPGLVPASSPLGPASPWGTGSAGGDGTADPTTESTAGGVQEVRGARLTWSPGPPGSAGQGPEITMTVCSSEDERDGAVFLDPGRDPLFATQKYFPEQKVPEHIPPLNAPSVQAARRTQPATEPPRITVQIPVVHEMPAPPTRLQNTSSGENKPSCIFGGENVVENAHTEFPTVTENRRGHRAPVELSKLSGMQAGLGASSPQGSRAAPRLAAARGAVGADHSVPETLLTQRLQTDPAGGKENKGSFENSRGPRNPDDISGERTSELRDVKHPLPESNEISMQNKGSATNDPAASQNLLRGNTSHASSSQQVPSPTGRNPTGAPTSLAASSKGRTGPEGVTPMGTTVPGALEECRRPPLIESSQPLKAAEKITSHDVRENPLSSLNEPPKPGMKACGAMAAAGSVASRATPAPAPGSTQSPGDRTAGEPETLGQRGSRALSESHPRGEALSQDPHSHGLLAPGGSLEPKSGAAGRSLLRGVALVQHPEDIATLACHPEDAATLARHPEAARLHISNTSAASRHTAAVGGRKDVAVEGNLLGFSTKSGIPPSDHPRPQARSVAESPSYGPGLPPSPPENPQAKGREGVRFPRGAEPDHLLPAVPPAEVDMGWVGGTHQRGPPHLQAHLPPTAGDTQAKLRASVPEPRTQAGESQERSLTQADLGRQQSHQAQEETPQPRDVGKRVAPSGPKVVLNPAKEPQTWWAQDLAGDKGTATGVGGACQCSDQGQQHLQGPWEERGRSTAWGEGTRAARNPAVPPGDPKGPGSPEAPGQDQGQVQEWARGQVQGHAPEQAQWQTQIEAQGQAQEPAQGGTQGQVQGQAQKWAQGQIQGQAQKQFQGQVQKWAQEEAQGQAQWQTQIKVQKWAQEQTQKGAQERVQGQAQKGAQERAQEQAQEQTQIETQGQAQKGAQERAREQAQKGAQERAREQAQKGAQERAREQAQKGAQERAREQAQKGAQQRAREQAQKGSQERAREQGWEPTQIEAQRQTQKGAQERAREQGREQTHIEAQGQAQKGAQERAREQAQKGAREQAQKGTQERARDQGWEQTQIEAQRQTQKGAQERAREQGREQTHIEAQGQAQKGAQERARDQGWEQTQIETQRQTQKGAQERAREQAQKGAQERARDQVWEQTQIEAQRQTQKGAQERAREQAQKGAQERARDQVWEQTQIEAQRQTQKGAQERAREQGWEQTHIEAQGQAQKGARERARDQGWEQTQIEAQRQTQKGAQERAREQAQKGAQERARDQVWEQTQIEAQRQTQKGAQERAWEQGREQALTSGMAPRAWEQPISGIAEGVDAAGRSGGPRSPAPRDGGQSGGSGLGEPSAGHPPPGSRPLRGKSIATSPLGLGKSPTEPTPEAGGCGTPQAPAQEGPPGHPGAERAPQDRMEASEPERRGRSRYLAKYKAQSFRDQRAFDLSFRPMSVRASDTSELPK